One part of the Pseudopipra pipra isolate bDixPip1 chromosome 3, bDixPip1.hap1, whole genome shotgun sequence genome encodes these proteins:
- the LOC135411302 gene encoding uncharacterized protein LOC135411302 isoform X2, with translation MDTSPIYALVLENQQLKSEDFDMLENTGMTSAGRGKLSTDFNAQSIETSAEKHSLQRGFSLTHADQEGKTSISGISDPLEVTEEPQEWNLKPDLEIPYQAKIASIPLSSFPSKLQQLLSAAAKNVSEVWQATGKESVIYVWPLIKLEEASNFWNNFSKSLIPSSQNFPRHCSSPDITEDVKCSQIIPEKQEPARKTARSYSLIVKSSNTDVSEILKSLITMKNEDYKDMLPLSSISSIEKQVEIPLFNGNALMIYNRQVYLLYVMRHEDLTAEREMVWYHPMLLVKTMVWLITCGSIHNLPFKVPHPLLPRENAVKQNIKCLTTCATPTHQDKTSNETHSSSHEMTTISQPKNCSPSTAKMQQFLNETVSPSKESLEKRNEEEAPEDKDKELRKKFGIVKDSSSQQEATQMLEQLS, from the exons ATGGATACCAGTCCTATATATGCTCTTGTGCTAGAGAATCAGCAATTGAAGAGTGAAGATTTTGACATGCTAGAAAATACTGGCATGACCTCTGCTGGCAGAGGAAAGTTATCAACAGATTTTAATGCTCAGAGTATTGAAACCTCAGCTGAAAAGCACTCTCTGCAAAGAGGCTTCTCACTAACTCATGCTGACCAAGAAGGCAAAACATCCATTTCTGGAATCTCTGATCCTCTTGAAGTTACTGAAGAACCTCAGGAGTGGAATTTAAAACCTGATCTAGAGATACCATATCAAGCCAAAATTGCATCAATACCACTATCTTCTTTCCCATCTAAACTACAGCAACTACTGTCAGCTGCAGCAAAAAATGTCTCTGAAGTATGGCAAGCTACAGGAAAAGAATCTGTAATTTATGTATGGCCATTAATAAAGTTAGAAGAGGCTTCTAACTTTTGGAACAATTTTTCGAAGTCTTTAATACCAAGCAGCCAAAACTTTCCAAGACACTGTTCTAGTCCTGACATAACTGAAGATGTGAAATGTTCCCAGATAATCCCAGAGAAACAAGAGCCAGCCAGAAAGACAGCAAGATCCTATTCTCTTATTGTAAAATCATCTAACACTGATGTTTCAGAAATTTTGAAGTCACTCATCACTATGAAGAATGAGGATTATAAGGATATGTTACCACTTTCATCTATCAGTTCTATCGAAAAGCAAGTGGAAATTCCTCTCTTTAACGGAAATGCTCTAATGATCTATAATAGGCAAGTCTATCTTCTATATGTAATGAGGCATGAAGATCTGACAGCAGAAAGGGAAATGGTTTGGTATCATCCTATGTTGCTTGTGAAGACCATGGTTTGGCTCATTACATGTGGTTCTATCCATAATCTACCTTTCAAAGTTCCACATCCACTGCTGCCAAGAGAGAATGCTGTGAAACAGAACATAAAATGTCTTACAACCTGTGCTACCCCCACACACCAAGACAAAACATCAAATGAAACACATTCCTCTTCACATGAGATGACTACCATCTCTCAGCCCAAGAACTGCTCCCCTTCTACTGCGAAAATGCAGCAG TTCCTCAACGAGACTGTATCTCCATCCAAAGAAAgcttggaaaaaagaaatgaggaagaaGCACCTGAGGATAAAGACAAAGAACTAAGAAAGAAATTTGGTATTGTTAAAGAT
- the LOC135411302 gene encoding uncharacterized protein LOC135411302 isoform X3: MDTSPIYALVLENQQLKSEDFDMLENTGMTSAGRGKLSTDFNAQSIETSAEKHSLQRGFSLTHADQEGKTSISGISDPLEVTEEPQEWNLKPDLEIPYQAKIASIPLSSFPSKLQQLLSAAAKNVSEVWQATGKESVIYVWPLIKLEEASNFWNNFSKSLIPSSQNFPRHCSSPDITEDVKCSQIIPEKQEPARKTARSYSLIVKSSNTDVSEILKSLITMKNEDYKDMLPLSSISSIEKQVEIPLFNGNALMIYNRQVYLLYVMRHEDLTAEREMVWYHPMLLVKTMVWLITCGSIHNLPFKVPHPLLPRENAVKQNIKCLTTCATPTHQDKTSNETHSSSHEMTTISQPKNCSPSTAKMQQFLNETVSPSKESLEKRNEEEAPEDKDKELRKKFGIVKDIIFTLLHSVLLCRL; the protein is encoded by the exons ATGGATACCAGTCCTATATATGCTCTTGTGCTAGAGAATCAGCAATTGAAGAGTGAAGATTTTGACATGCTAGAAAATACTGGCATGACCTCTGCTGGCAGAGGAAAGTTATCAACAGATTTTAATGCTCAGAGTATTGAAACCTCAGCTGAAAAGCACTCTCTGCAAAGAGGCTTCTCACTAACTCATGCTGACCAAGAAGGCAAAACATCCATTTCTGGAATCTCTGATCCTCTTGAAGTTACTGAAGAACCTCAGGAGTGGAATTTAAAACCTGATCTAGAGATACCATATCAAGCCAAAATTGCATCAATACCACTATCTTCTTTCCCATCTAAACTACAGCAACTACTGTCAGCTGCAGCAAAAAATGTCTCTGAAGTATGGCAAGCTACAGGAAAAGAATCTGTAATTTATGTATGGCCATTAATAAAGTTAGAAGAGGCTTCTAACTTTTGGAACAATTTTTCGAAGTCTTTAATACCAAGCAGCCAAAACTTTCCAAGACACTGTTCTAGTCCTGACATAACTGAAGATGTGAAATGTTCCCAGATAATCCCAGAGAAACAAGAGCCAGCCAGAAAGACAGCAAGATCCTATTCTCTTATTGTAAAATCATCTAACACTGATGTTTCAGAAATTTTGAAGTCACTCATCACTATGAAGAATGAGGATTATAAGGATATGTTACCACTTTCATCTATCAGTTCTATCGAAAAGCAAGTGGAAATTCCTCTCTTTAACGGAAATGCTCTAATGATCTATAATAGGCAAGTCTATCTTCTATATGTAATGAGGCATGAAGATCTGACAGCAGAAAGGGAAATGGTTTGGTATCATCCTATGTTGCTTGTGAAGACCATGGTTTGGCTCATTACATGTGGTTCTATCCATAATCTACCTTTCAAAGTTCCACATCCACTGCTGCCAAGAGAGAATGCTGTGAAACAGAACATAAAATGTCTTACAACCTGTGCTACCCCCACACACCAAGACAAAACATCAAATGAAACACATTCCTCTTCACATGAGATGACTACCATCTCTCAGCCCAAGAACTGCTCCCCTTCTACTGCGAAAATGCAGCAG TTCCTCAACGAGACTGTATCTCCATCCAAAGAAAgcttggaaaaaagaaatgaggaagaaGCACCTGAGGATAAAGACAAAGAACTAAGAAAGAAATTTGGTATTGTTAAAGAT attaTATTCACTTTGTTACATTCTGTCCTTTTATGTAGACTCTGA
- the LOC135411302 gene encoding uncharacterized protein LOC135411302 isoform X1, with translation MDTSPIYALVLENQQLKSEDFDMLENTGMTSAGRGKLSTDFNAQSIETSAEKHSLQRGFSLTHADQEGKTSISGISDPLEVTEEPQEWNLKPDLEIPYQAKIASIPLSSFPSKLQQLLSAAAKNVSEVWQATGKESVIYVWPLIKLEEASNFWNNFSKSLIPSSQNFPRHCSSPDITEDVKCSQIIPEKQEPARKTARSYSLIVKSSNTDVSEILKSLITMKNEDYKDMLPLSSISSIEKQVEIPLFNGNALMIYNRQVYLLYVMRHEDLTAEREMVWYHPMLLVKTMVWLITCGSIHNLPFKVPHPLLPRENAVKQNIKCLTTCATPTHQDKTSNETHSSSHEMTTISQPKNCSPSTAKMQQFLNETVSPSKESLEKRNEEEAPEDKDKELRKKFGIVKDVRVNLTRLSTSELKKYSGKAPAHKRKVTTRAKN, from the exons ATGGATACCAGTCCTATATATGCTCTTGTGCTAGAGAATCAGCAATTGAAGAGTGAAGATTTTGACATGCTAGAAAATACTGGCATGACCTCTGCTGGCAGAGGAAAGTTATCAACAGATTTTAATGCTCAGAGTATTGAAACCTCAGCTGAAAAGCACTCTCTGCAAAGAGGCTTCTCACTAACTCATGCTGACCAAGAAGGCAAAACATCCATTTCTGGAATCTCTGATCCTCTTGAAGTTACTGAAGAACCTCAGGAGTGGAATTTAAAACCTGATCTAGAGATACCATATCAAGCCAAAATTGCATCAATACCACTATCTTCTTTCCCATCTAAACTACAGCAACTACTGTCAGCTGCAGCAAAAAATGTCTCTGAAGTATGGCAAGCTACAGGAAAAGAATCTGTAATTTATGTATGGCCATTAATAAAGTTAGAAGAGGCTTCTAACTTTTGGAACAATTTTTCGAAGTCTTTAATACCAAGCAGCCAAAACTTTCCAAGACACTGTTCTAGTCCTGACATAACTGAAGATGTGAAATGTTCCCAGATAATCCCAGAGAAACAAGAGCCAGCCAGAAAGACAGCAAGATCCTATTCTCTTATTGTAAAATCATCTAACACTGATGTTTCAGAAATTTTGAAGTCACTCATCACTATGAAGAATGAGGATTATAAGGATATGTTACCACTTTCATCTATCAGTTCTATCGAAAAGCAAGTGGAAATTCCTCTCTTTAACGGAAATGCTCTAATGATCTATAATAGGCAAGTCTATCTTCTATATGTAATGAGGCATGAAGATCTGACAGCAGAAAGGGAAATGGTTTGGTATCATCCTATGTTGCTTGTGAAGACCATGGTTTGGCTCATTACATGTGGTTCTATCCATAATCTACCTTTCAAAGTTCCACATCCACTGCTGCCAAGAGAGAATGCTGTGAAACAGAACATAAAATGTCTTACAACCTGTGCTACCCCCACACACCAAGACAAAACATCAAATGAAACACATTCCTCTTCACATGAGATGACTACCATCTCTCAGCCCAAGAACTGCTCCCCTTCTACTGCGAAAATGCAGCAG TTCCTCAACGAGACTGTATCTCCATCCAAAGAAAgcttggaaaaaagaaatgaggaagaaGCACCTGAGGATAAAGACAAAGAACTAAGAAAGAAATTTGGTATTGTTAAAGATGTAAGGGTCAATCTCACCAGGCTAAGTACCTCTGAACTTAAGAAGTATAGTGGTAAAGCTCCTGCACATAAAAGGAAGGTAACCACTAGGGCAAAGAACTGA
- the LOC135411302 gene encoding uncharacterized protein LOC135411302 isoform X4 encodes MDTSPIYALVLENQQLKSEDFDMLENTGMTSAGRGKLSTDFNAQSIETSAEKHSLQRGFSLTHADQEGKTSISGISDPLEVTEEPQEWNLKPDLEIPYQAKIASIPLSSFPSKLQQLLSAAAKNVSEVWQATGKESVIYVWPLIKLEEASNFWNNFSKSLIPSSQNFPRHCSSPDITEDVKCSQIIPEKQEPARKTARSYSLIVKSSNTDVSEILKSLITMKNEDYKDMLPLSSISSIEKQVEIPLFNGNALMIYNRQVYLLYVMRHEDLTAEREMVWYHPMLLVKTMVWLITCGSIHNLPFKVPHPLLPRENAVKQNIKCLTTCATPTHQDKTSNETHSSSHEMTTISQPKNCSPSTAKMQQFLNETVSPSKESLEKRNEEEAPEDKDKELRKKFGIVKDEHL; translated from the exons ATGGATACCAGTCCTATATATGCTCTTGTGCTAGAGAATCAGCAATTGAAGAGTGAAGATTTTGACATGCTAGAAAATACTGGCATGACCTCTGCTGGCAGAGGAAAGTTATCAACAGATTTTAATGCTCAGAGTATTGAAACCTCAGCTGAAAAGCACTCTCTGCAAAGAGGCTTCTCACTAACTCATGCTGACCAAGAAGGCAAAACATCCATTTCTGGAATCTCTGATCCTCTTGAAGTTACTGAAGAACCTCAGGAGTGGAATTTAAAACCTGATCTAGAGATACCATATCAAGCCAAAATTGCATCAATACCACTATCTTCTTTCCCATCTAAACTACAGCAACTACTGTCAGCTGCAGCAAAAAATGTCTCTGAAGTATGGCAAGCTACAGGAAAAGAATCTGTAATTTATGTATGGCCATTAATAAAGTTAGAAGAGGCTTCTAACTTTTGGAACAATTTTTCGAAGTCTTTAATACCAAGCAGCCAAAACTTTCCAAGACACTGTTCTAGTCCTGACATAACTGAAGATGTGAAATGTTCCCAGATAATCCCAGAGAAACAAGAGCCAGCCAGAAAGACAGCAAGATCCTATTCTCTTATTGTAAAATCATCTAACACTGATGTTTCAGAAATTTTGAAGTCACTCATCACTATGAAGAATGAGGATTATAAGGATATGTTACCACTTTCATCTATCAGTTCTATCGAAAAGCAAGTGGAAATTCCTCTCTTTAACGGAAATGCTCTAATGATCTATAATAGGCAAGTCTATCTTCTATATGTAATGAGGCATGAAGATCTGACAGCAGAAAGGGAAATGGTTTGGTATCATCCTATGTTGCTTGTGAAGACCATGGTTTGGCTCATTACATGTGGTTCTATCCATAATCTACCTTTCAAAGTTCCACATCCACTGCTGCCAAGAGAGAATGCTGTGAAACAGAACATAAAATGTCTTACAACCTGTGCTACCCCCACACACCAAGACAAAACATCAAATGAAACACATTCCTCTTCACATGAGATGACTACCATCTCTCAGCCCAAGAACTGCTCCCCTTCTACTGCGAAAATGCAGCAG TTCCTCAACGAGACTGTATCTCCATCCAAAGAAAgcttggaaaaaagaaatgaggaagaaGCACCTGAGGATAAAGACAAAGAACTAAGAAAGAAATTTGGTATTGTTAAAGAT